The following are from one region of the Micromonas commoda chromosome 12, complete sequence genome:
- a CDS encoding Multidrug/Oligosaccharidyl-lipid/Polysaccharide flippase (multidrug efflux) — protein METRRNPSSKPIFGKEELDEVIALAIPALGSLLADPLMSLVDTAVVGRHSSTSLAALGPSTAVFQIVFQLFSFLSITTTGMVARACAGGDNGTVRRALANSTILAVAFGTATCLGLNAFAPAVLSAMGCSPDLVATATPYLRVRAFAIPAVLFCTSAQGGCLGLQDARTPLLIFTLAAVVNVAGDLYAVGGAWGGLGLGVKGAAWATLAAQYVSAAVFFRVLTSRRMLPLTWGDWRLPSGAEMRQICSISGMLLLGSLCRMGVYTMMTMTALKIGALTMAAHQVALQIFWTLTYFVDPLFVAATSFIARDHGRRPERVRRMAWLLLRLSVGVGAFIAVVCYLVPTHAAGAFTTDATLATMIGSIAPLMGTAQLVSAVVLVAEGVLIGCGDLRYLLNVHCVNFIALGALLWWVRHSGLGLHGIWIAVLANQLLRLTQHAAHVWRGGGPDLLDRATTRATAGDGG, from the coding sequence ATGGAAACCCGTCGAAACCCATCTTCGAAACCCATCTTCGGTAaagaggagctcgacgaggtcatCGCGCTGGCCATCCCCGCGCTCGGATCTCTGCTCGCGGACCCGCTCATGTCCTTAGTGGACACGGCGGTGGTGGGTCGACACTCGAGcacgtccctcgcggcgctcggtcCGTCCACGGCGGTGTTCCAGATCGTCTTCCAGCTCTTTTCGTTTCTGAGCatcacgacgacggggatggtggcgagggcgtgcgCGGGTGGCGATAACGGCACCGTGCGCAGGGCGCTCGCCAACAGCACCATCCTGGCGGTCGCCTTTGGGACCGCGACCTGCCTCGGCCTGAACGCCTTCGCCCCGGCGGTGTTAAGCGCGATGGGCTGTTCCCCggacctcgtcgcgacggctaCGCCCTACCTCCGCGTGAGAGCCTTCGCGATACCCGCGGTGCTCTTCTGCACGTCCGCGCAGGGCGGGTGCCTCGGGTTACAGGACGCCAGGACGCCGCTCCTGATATTCAcactcgcggcggtcgtcaaCGTCGCCGGGGACTTGTACGCGGTGGGGGGTGCGTGGGGGGGTTTGGGGTTGGGGGTTAAAGGCGCGGCGTGGGCCACGCTGGCGGCGCAGTACGTCAGCGCGGCGGTTTTCTTTCGCGTGctgacgtcgcgacggatgcTGCCACTGACGTGGGGGGACTGGAGGCTCCCGTCGGGGGCGGAGATGCGGCAGATATGCTCCATCTCGGGCATGCTCCTGCTCGGGTCGCTCTGCCGCATGGGCGTGTACACGATgatgacgatgacggcgTTGAAAATTGGCGCGCTCACCATGGCGGCGCACCAGGTGGCGCTGCAGATCTTCTGGACCCTGACCTACTTCGTGGACCCGctgttcgtcgcggcgacgtcgttcaTCGCGCGGGATCACGGCAGGCGCCccgaacgcgtccgtcgcATGGCGTGGCTTTTGTTGCGCTTATCCGTCGGAGTGGGCGCGTTTATCGCCGTCGTCTGCTACCTCGTCcccacgcacgccgcgggcgcgtttacgacggacgcgacgctcgcgacgatgatagggtccatcgcgccgctcaTGGGCACCGCGCAGCTCGTCAGCGCCGTCGTGTtggtcgccgagggcgtcctcATCGGGTGCGGCGATTTAAGGTACCTGCTCAACGTGCACTGCGTAAACTTTATCGCGTTGGGCGCTCTGCTCTGGTGGGTGCGCCACTCGGGGCTGGGTCTGCACGGGATCTGGATCGCGGTCCTCGCCAACCAGCTCCTGAGGCTGACGCagcacgcggcgcacgtgtGGCGGGGGGGAGGCCCCGACCTCTTGGACAGGGCAACGACgagagcgacggcgggcgacggcgggtga
- a CDS encoding predicted protein: MIEGRRPWGSRGEIWTDLPSATHALILSKCGCDRRVPIESHPPWCSAPPQCGTGRQRHQKSCLPNGQEPIKNPDAKEDRDWSRLSRAGDVSPSKQEANFGGRRGFGPFVHFSRKTAPCCPQRSALNMAIDWSKIDKKSLAVLIGLCILFNWLNKKLVPWMESSWKWRAELKANADKVRADWDAAAEAEFASETKGKKKREGKKKK, encoded by the coding sequence ATGATCGAGGGCCGACGACCGTGGGGCTCGCGGGGTGAAATCTGGACCGACCTTCCCAGCGCGACACACGCGCTCATCCTATCCAAATGCGGATgcgaccgacgcgtcccgATCGAATCCCACCCGCCCTGGTGCTCCGCGCCTCCCCAGTGCGGCACTGGACGCCAACGTCATCAAAAAAGCTGTTTGCCGAACGGGCAAGAACCAATAAAAAATCCTGACGCAAAGGAGGATCGTGATTGGTCGAGACTCTCGCGAGCTGGCGATGTCTCGCCAAGCAAGCAAGAGGCTAATTTCGGAGGTCGTCGAGGGTTTGGGCCTTTCGTGCACTTTTCCCGAAAAACTGCTCCATGTTGCCCACAGCGTTCCGCGTTGAACATGGCAATCGACTGGAGCAAGATCGACAAGAagtcgctcgccgtcctcatCGGCCTGTGCATCCTCTTCAATTGGCTCAACAAGAAGCTCGTGCCGTGGATGGAATCGAGTTGGAAGTGGAGGGCCGAATTGAAGGCGAACGCCGATAAAGTCCGGGCGGACTGGGACGCCGCAGCGGAGGCTGAGTTCGCGTCGGAGACcaagggcaagaagaagagggagggcaagaagaagaagtag